From the genome of Candidatus Caldatribacterium sp., one region includes:
- a CDS encoding ComEC/Rec2 family competence protein, whose amino-acid sequence MFPEVPEGGRKTLSPLSFLHYPIFWATLSAILGFLGGTCFRFSFPLLFLLFGGVVALQAVLLSSRVFFLLFCVGFWLFGALLFTVGFGLPGKFFWERNGERLVLEGYVVPKGERFLLTRIRGFPVYSPNVVLRGKGGRGDLATLLFRKVKVLGTFRTFPSCANPGGRDLRFLFLKQRIFGYLEVEALSELSSSNPWFSFLRWATRERSLFLERFREELQETFPLFGALFLGLREEDFEKNVTLFQETGVYHLFCVSGFHMALLGTLVWSLLRHLFPRRLAIFFILPFTFLYLVFCGFVASATRAWIMASLFLLSRRIGRTVTTTGVLLSAFFLMFLLQPEIVFAPGAQLSFASTAGLVTLIPLLSPHIPRRSLFLRYFLGILWATFSATLASFPFLVGNRFSFTSLVFLGNLLVVPLVEGTLFVALWSPLLGLFSGGRAFLGFLLRLLLRALLSVSSFLANSVPHWVFDFQEGRSMVWGMVGWGVVVLALWSFLARKWLPCVLVVPLVLGGLLLESVLFPEMSFLVFDVGQGLACGFFRGELGIFVDTGGVIRGYGNVGESILVPFLRFRGIREVRGIFLTHDHGDHAGGVSALQKAFPETSLFAPDSFSSFERLQIFPGVFLEVFPVPEEGGRAAVFRLHTPYGRILICGDVEETYERLVDFGPSFLGAEVLVLPHHGSYHDSLESLIRASSCRLAVISAGENPYGHPDVRTLAILEELKIPYLVTVRDGAVEYCLILGRGRVRKFGKRTI is encoded by the coding sequence TTGTTTCCTGAGGTTCCAGAGGGGGGGAGGAAGACCCTTTCCCCCCTCTCCTTCCTCCATTACCCCATTTTTTGGGCCACTCTCTCTGCGATTCTTGGGTTTTTAGGAGGAACTTGCTTTCGGTTTTCTTTCCCTCTTCTTTTCCTTCTTTTTGGTGGTGTCGTTGCTCTCCAAGCTGTTTTGCTTTCTTCCCGAGTCTTCTTTCTCCTTTTCTGCGTCGGTTTCTGGCTTTTTGGTGCTCTTCTTTTTACGGTGGGCTTTGGGCTTCCGGGGAAATTCTTCTGGGAACGGAATGGAGAGCGCCTTGTCCTTGAGGGGTATGTGGTCCCAAAGGGTGAGCGTTTCCTCCTTACCCGCATTCGGGGCTTTCCGGTGTACTCACCGAATGTGGTTCTTCGAGGAAAGGGGGGTAGGGGAGACCTTGCGACTCTGCTTTTTCGAAAGGTAAAAGTCCTTGGAACTTTCCGGACCTTTCCTTCCTGTGCTAACCCTGGAGGGCGAGACCTGCGTTTCCTTTTCCTGAAGCAGAGAATTTTCGGATACCTCGAAGTAGAGGCCCTCTCTGAGCTTTCTTCCTCGAACCCTTGGTTTTCTTTTCTGCGATGGGCCACCAGGGAACGTTCCCTTTTCCTTGAGCGCTTCAGAGAGGAACTTCAGGAGACCTTTCCTCTCTTTGGGGCTCTCTTTCTTGGGTTGAGGGAAGAGGATTTCGAAAAAAACGTCACCCTCTTTCAGGAGACGGGAGTGTACCACCTCTTTTGCGTCTCGGGCTTTCACATGGCGCTCCTTGGGACTCTCGTTTGGTCCTTGCTTCGACATCTTTTTCCTCGGCGCTTGGCCATTTTTTTCATCCTCCCCTTTACCTTCCTGTACTTGGTTTTCTGCGGTTTTGTGGCTTCTGCCACCAGGGCCTGGATTATGGCAAGTCTTTTTCTTTTGAGTCGGAGAATTGGCCGTACCGTGACGACTACAGGAGTTTTGCTCTCCGCCTTTTTCCTCATGTTCCTTCTCCAGCCGGAGATTGTTTTCGCACCGGGAGCCCAACTCTCCTTTGCATCCACGGCGGGATTGGTAACCCTTATTCCCTTGCTGTCTCCGCATATTCCTCGGAGGTCTCTTTTTCTCCGGTACTTTTTGGGAATTCTCTGGGCCACATTTTCTGCCACCCTGGCGAGTTTCCCCTTCCTTGTGGGGAACAGGTTCTCCTTTACCTCCCTCGTTTTCCTTGGGAATCTCCTTGTTGTCCCCCTTGTTGAGGGGACGCTTTTTGTTGCCCTCTGGAGCCCTCTTTTGGGACTTTTTTCTGGGGGACGAGCGTTTCTTGGATTTCTCCTTCGGCTTCTCCTGCGGGCGCTTCTTTCGGTTTCCTCTTTTCTTGCAAATTCTGTGCCTCACTGGGTTTTCGATTTCCAGGAAGGGCGTTCCATGGTCTGGGGCATGGTCGGATGGGGAGTGGTGGTTCTTGCTCTTTGGAGTTTCCTCGCCAGAAAATGGTTGCCCTGTGTCCTTGTGGTGCCCCTTGTCCTTGGAGGGTTGCTCTTGGAGAGTGTCCTGTTCCCGGAAATGAGCTTCCTCGTCTTTGACGTCGGGCAGGGTCTTGCCTGTGGTTTCTTTAGGGGAGAGTTGGGTATTTTCGTTGATACCGGTGGGGTCATTCGTGGGTACGGGAATGTAGGCGAGAGCATTCTTGTGCCGTTTCTGCGGTTTAGAGGAATTAGAGAGGTTCGGGGCATTTTCCTAACCCACGATCATGGGGACCACGCTGGAGGGGTTTCTGCCCTTCAGAAGGCTTTTCCTGAGACCTCTCTTTTTGCGCCTGATAGCTTTTCCTCCTTTGAACGCCTGCAGATTTTCCCGGGTGTGTTCCTTGAGGTTTTTCCGGTCCCCGAAGAGGGTGGCAGAGCGGCGGTTTTTCGCCTCCACACTCCCTATGGTCGTATCCTTATCTGTGGAGACGTGGAAGAAACCTACGAGAGGCTTGTCGATTTTGGTCCTTCTTTCCTCGGGGCCGAGGTCCTCGTTCTTCCCCACCATGGGAGTTACCACGATTCCTTAGAGTCTCTCATTCGGGCTTCTTCTTGCCGTCTCGCCGTCATTTCGGCAGGGGAGAATCCGTATGGACACCCTGATGTGCGCACGCTTGCCATTCTTGAAGAGCTGAAGATTCCATACCTTGTAACCGTAAGAGACGGGGCGGTGGAGTACTGCCTCATTCTGGGACGAGGGAGGGTGCGGAAGTTTGGAAAAAGAACAATTTGA
- a CDS encoding 6-phosphofructokinase, whose protein sequence is MQGRRLAILVGGGPAPGINGVIGSVTIAARRRGIEVVGIYDGFKWISSSSFDPAVHSVPLDIARVSRIHLEGGSILRTARDSLIKGGTIDEAKVENVRKVMESLNVGYLVTIGGDDTAFSASIVARAMQGNLFVAHVPKTIDNDLPLPGDMPTFGFQTAREVATGIVKNLMEDARTTNRWYFVVIMGRSAGHLALGTGKAAGATLTIIPEEFGDRKVRVEDVCDIIEAAMIKRKALGRDDGIAVVAEGVALKFGDVEEIEKILGKSVPRDPHGHVRLAEVPLGELLKNEITRRFGERGKKITIVTKDVGYELRCAPPIPFDIEYTRDLGYGAVEYLTNSAYGEEMKKKGAMISILNGKLNPIPFDEIMDPVTGRTRVRIVDVTSYAYQVARSYMIRLEKEDLENPDMMAAMAKVAGMDVEAFKKRFGHLVS, encoded by the coding sequence ATGCAGGGTAGGAGACTGGCGATTCTTGTTGGTGGTGGTCCAGCACCTGGCATTAACGGAGTCATTGGTTCGGTAACCATTGCGGCTCGCAGAAGAGGCATTGAGGTTGTGGGCATTTACGATGGTTTCAAGTGGATTTCGAGTTCTTCCTTCGATCCAGCAGTGCATTCCGTTCCCCTTGACATTGCCCGTGTCTCTCGGATTCATCTTGAGGGGGGTTCTATCCTCCGCACTGCTCGGGATAGCCTCATCAAGGGAGGAACGATTGATGAGGCTAAGGTGGAGAATGTTCGAAAGGTCATGGAATCCCTCAACGTTGGGTACCTTGTCACCATCGGTGGCGATGATACCGCCTTCAGCGCAAGCATTGTAGCTCGGGCCATGCAGGGGAATCTCTTCGTTGCCCACGTTCCGAAGACCATCGACAACGACCTTCCCCTTCCGGGGGACATGCCGACTTTCGGTTTCCAGACTGCTCGCGAGGTGGCTACAGGCATCGTTAAGAACCTCATGGAGGATGCCCGGACCACGAACCGCTGGTACTTTGTGGTCATCATGGGCCGCTCAGCAGGACACCTTGCCCTGGGGACTGGAAAGGCGGCAGGGGCAACCCTTACCATCATCCCCGAGGAGTTTGGGGACCGGAAAGTCCGCGTTGAGGACGTCTGCGACATTATTGAGGCGGCAATGATTAAACGAAAGGCTCTTGGAAGGGACGATGGCATTGCCGTTGTGGCAGAGGGCGTGGCTCTGAAATTTGGGGATGTGGAAGAGATTGAGAAGATTCTTGGAAAGTCGGTTCCCCGGGATCCTCACGGGCATGTCCGCCTTGCTGAGGTACCCCTTGGAGAACTCCTGAAGAACGAAATCACCCGGCGCTTTGGGGAACGGGGCAAGAAAATCACCATCGTCACGAAGGATGTGGGGTATGAGCTCCGCTGTGCACCTCCAATTCCTTTTGATATCGAGTACACCCGGGACCTCGGGTACGGAGCTGTGGAGTACCTCACAAACAGCGCCTACGGCGAGGAGATGAAAAAGAAAGGAGCCATGATTAGTATTTTGAACGGAAAGCTCAATCCCATCCCCTTCGACGAGATTATGGATCCTGTAACTGGTCGGACCCGTGTTCGTATTGTAGATGTTACCTCCTATGCGTACCAGGTTGCCCGGTCGTACATGATCCGCCTTGAGAAAGAGGACCTCGAGAACCCTGACATGATGGCCGCCATGGCCAAAGTAGCCGGCATGGATGTGGAAGCCTTCAAGAAGCGTTTCGGACACCTTGTTTCCTGA